The window GACGATGTCAACCATCGCCCACACCCCAAGCATGAGCAGGATCACGCCACTGACCAGCAGATACGGGCGCATCCCGGCCTTGACGTAACGCAAGTAGGTGTCACCGATGGAGATCCGCAGGGTTGAGCCGCCGAGCAGGATCAGCACAATGGCCTGGACCTCGCGGTTCACAGCAGCACCGTCCCCGCGATGACGGCGCAACTTGTCGCGACGACAAAGCTGACCGGTGCAAACCGCATCGCGAACTCCCGGCCGAACGTGCCTGTCTGCAGGGCGATGAGCTTGAGGTCAACCATCGGTCCGACCACCAGAAAAACTAACCGCGAGGTCAACGAGAACTGGGTGAGGCTGGCAGCCACAAAGGCGTCAGCTTCCGAACAGATGCACAGCACGACGGCCAGAATCGCCATCGCCAGCACAGACCAGAGGGGGTTACTACCGACGGCGTCGAGCCACTCGCGGGGCACAGCCACATTCAGTATTGCCGAGGCGACCGCACCCACAATGAGGAAGCCACCAGCGTGCAGGAAGTCATGGGCGGTCGTCAGCCGGAAGGTGTGCCACTTGTTGCCGCCAACCAAATGCGAACGATCCGGGATTCGGATCCACTCCTTGCGACCTTTCCACAGCCACAGCCAGCCCATGATCATCGAGGCGGTCAATGACGCGAAGAATCGGCCGACCGCCATTTGGGGCTGACCTGGAAAGGCCACCAGAGTGGACACGATGACGATGGGATTGATCGCCGGCGCTGACAGCAGAAACGCTAGTGCCGCCGGTGGCGCGACGCCCCTGGCCATCAAACCCCCAGCCACCGGCACTGACGCGCATTCACAGCCTGGGAGCACCGCACCCGCCGCTCCCGCGACCGGAACGGCCAACGCGCGGTTGCGCGGGAGCACCTTGCCCCAGAAGGCCACCGGCACGTATGCGGTAATGATCCCGGACAGCACGACCCCGAGCACCAGGAACGGCAGTGCCTGGATGGTGATTGAGACGAAGATGGTGGCGCCCGCCTGCAGCGACGGGACACTGAACAGCTTGGTCAACTGACTGCTCAGCAGTAGTGCGACAGCCATCAGGGCAATGAGCAGTTCCAGTCCGCCGGGTCGCCATTTGCGGACGGGGACATCGTCATTCTTTGGGTCCGACAAGTCGATGTGCTCGGACTCGATCGTCCGCGAGGGCGTTTCACTCACTCGAGAAGTATCACCCCGCACCGAGGAAGATTTGGTTCACCCCGCCACAGTTGTGGACACGGTTCCGGGCCTCCTAACCAAGTGCGCCGTTCAATGCCTGCAGTTGCCGCAATTGCCAGGCCTGAAAGGTGTCGCGCTCCGGAGTGAGCGTCTCGGTCACGGTCACCACGGGAACGTTGTTCTGTTCGGCAGTTGTACGCATCTGAGCGGGCAGACCGCCAGCGGTCTGAGAGTTGAAGATGAGGACCCGATCGGTGCCGTTGGACAACTGTTGGCGGAAGGTCGCCACGTCACTGGCCGTCGGTTCAGAGTCATCGGCGGCTGCCCGCATGAACCCGGGCGGGG is drawn from Candidatus Nanopelagicales bacterium and contains these coding sequences:
- a CDS encoding permease; this translates as MSETPSRTIESEHIDLSDPKNDDVPVRKWRPGGLELLIALMAVALLLSSQLTKLFSVPSLQAGATIFVSITIQALPFLVLGVVLSGIITAYVPVAFWGKVLPRNRALAVPVAGAAGAVLPGCECASVPVAGGLMARGVAPPAALAFLLSAPAINPIVIVSTLVAFPGQPQMAVGRFFASLTASMIMGWLWLWKGRKEWIRIPDRSHLVGGNKWHTFRLTTAHDFLHAGGFLIVGAVASAILNVAVPREWLDAVGSNPLWSVLAMAILAVVLCICSEADAFVAASLTQFSLTSRLVFLVVGPMVDLKLIALQTGTFGREFAMRFAPVSFVVATSCAVIAGTVLL